A stretch of Schistocerca cancellata isolate TAMUIC-IGC-003103 chromosome 3, iqSchCanc2.1, whole genome shotgun sequence DNA encodes these proteins:
- the LOC126176423 gene encoding prolactin-releasing peptide receptor-like, with amino-acid sequence MEDALFDKHHQFGDANSENVSTAGNGTWAYLRHDVMQTRAVQAVFGVVYCAIFALGTPGNLLVCYTVYRNRAMRTVTNLYICALALADVLLCALCLPFTPLYTFLGGWVFGGALCHAVAFSQCFSVYVTALTLTAIAVDRFYVIVHPFRPRMPPSHCLAVEGGVVVFSLLATLPYGVYMATDEVEGVSVCNEAWPSEAGRRAFLLATFCLQFVLPLSVIACCYGLIALCLARQSRARPGAKSSRREATERERKRRTNRLLVAMVLVFAACWLPLNAVNMVADLDEGAERWRYFTLCFFLAHALAMSSVCYNPLLYAWLNDNFRKELKQLVPCCRRRVAAASCG; translated from the coding sequence ATGGAGGACGCCTTGTTCGACAAACACCACCAGTTTGGAGACGCCAACAGTGAGAACGTTTCGACGGCAGGGAACGGCACGTGGGCGTACCTGCGGCACGACGTGATGCAGACGCGCGCCGTCCAGGCCGTGTTCGGGGTGGTCTACTGCGCCATCTTCGCGCTGGGCACGCCGGGGAACCTGCTGGTGTGCTACACGGTGTACCGCAACCGCGCCATGCGCACCGTCACCAACCTGTACATCTGCGCGCTGGCGCTCGCCGACGTGCTGCTGTGCGCGCTCTGCCTGCCCTTCACGCCGCTCTACACCTTCCTGGGCGGCTGGGTGTTCGGCGGCGCGCTCTGCCACGCCGTCGCCTTCTCGCAGTGCTTCAGCGTCTACGTGACGGCGCTGACGCTGACCGCGATCGCCGTCGACCGCTTCTACGTGATCGTGCACCCGTTCCGGCCGCGCATGCCGCCGTCGCACTGCCTCGCGGTGGAGGGCGGCGTGGTGGTGTTTTCGCTGCTGGCGACGCTGCCGTACGGCGTGTACATGGCCACCGACGAGGTGGAGGGCGTCAGCGTGTGCAACGAGGCGTGGCCGTCGGAGGCGGGCCGGCGCGCCTTCCTGCTGGCCACGTTCTGCCTGCAGTTCGTGCTGCCGCTGTCGGTGATCGCCTGCTGCTACGGCCTCATCGCGCTCTGCCTGGCCCGCCAGAGCCGCGCGCGGCCCGGCGCCAAGAGCTCGCGCCGCGAGGCGACCGAGCGCGAGCGCAAGCGCCGCACCAACCGGCTGCTCGTCGCCATGGTGCTGGTGTTCGCCGCCTGCTGGCTGCCGCTCAACGCCGTCAACATGGTCGCCGACCTGGACGAGGGCGCGGAGCGCTGGCGCTACTTCACGCTGTGCTTCTTCCTGGCGCACGCGCTCGCCATGAGCTCGGTCTGCTACAACCCGCTGCTGTACGCCTGGCTCAACGACAACTTCCGCAAGGAGCTGAAGCAGCTGGTGCCGTGCTGCCGCAGGCGCGTGGCCGCCGCCTCCTGCGGC